A part of Pectobacterium cacticida genomic DNA contains:
- the pntB gene encoding Re/Si-specific NAD(P)(+) transhydrogenase subunit beta, which translates to MSGGLVTAAYIVAAILFIFSLAGLSKHETSQQGNIFGICGMALALIATILGPDSGNVGWIIVAMAIGGSIGVYLARKVEMTEMPELVAILHSFVGLAAVLVGFNSFLDHGEITDPVMVNIHLTEVFLGIFIGAVTFTGSVVAFGKLRGKISSKPLMLPHRHKMNLAALVVSFLLLLVFVNTGSVALQVLALILMTAIALVFGWHLVASIGGADMPVVVSMLNSYSGWAAAAAGFMLSNDLLIVTGALVGSSGAILSYIMCKAMNRSFISVIAGGFGTDGVSSAESEEIGEYREASAEEVADLLKNSTSVIITPGYGMAVAQAQYPVHDITAKLRARGINVRFGIHPVAGRLPGHMNVLLAEAKVPYDIVLEMDEINDDFADTDTVLVIGANDTVNPAAQEDPHSPIAGMPVLEVWKAQNVIVFKRSMNTGYAGVQNPLFFKENTQMLFGDAKDSVEAILKAL; encoded by the coding sequence ATGTCTGGTGGATTGGTAACTGCTGCATACATTGTTGCCGCAATTCTCTTTATTTTTAGTTTGGCCGGATTGTCCAAGCACGAAACGTCGCAGCAAGGAAATATCTTTGGCATTTGCGGGATGGCGCTTGCGCTGATCGCGACAATTCTGGGGCCGGATTCTGGCAATGTCGGTTGGATTATTGTCGCGATGGCGATAGGGGGATCAATCGGCGTTTATCTGGCGCGTAAGGTAGAAATGACCGAAATGCCGGAACTGGTTGCCATTCTCCACAGTTTTGTGGGGCTGGCGGCAGTGTTGGTCGGCTTTAATAGTTTCCTCGATCATGGTGAAATTACCGACCCGGTAATGGTTAATATCCATTTGACGGAAGTCTTTTTGGGTATTTTCATCGGTGCGGTAACGTTCACCGGTTCGGTGGTCGCGTTCGGTAAACTGCGCGGTAAAATTTCGTCCAAACCACTGATGCTACCTCATCGCCATAAAATGAATCTGGCGGCGCTAGTAGTCTCCTTCCTGTTGCTGCTGGTTTTCGTTAATACAGGGAGCGTGGCGTTGCAGGTATTGGCGTTAATTCTGATGACAGCCATCGCACTCGTATTTGGCTGGCATCTGGTGGCATCGATTGGCGGCGCGGATATGCCGGTTGTTGTTTCCATGCTTAACTCCTATTCCGGTTGGGCAGCGGCAGCGGCGGGCTTCATGCTGAGCAATGACTTGCTGATCGTCACGGGGGCATTGGTTGGCTCGTCCGGTGCAATCCTGTCTTACATCATGTGTAAAGCGATGAATCGCTCCTTTATCAGTGTGATTGCCGGTGGTTTTGGTACGGACGGCGTTTCCTCAGCAGAGAGTGAGGAAATCGGAGAATATCGCGAGGCGTCAGCGGAAGAAGTGGCTGATTTACTCAAGAATTCAACCTCTGTCATCATCACGCCCGGGTATGGCATGGCGGTAGCGCAGGCACAATACCCTGTGCATGACATCACCGCAAAATTGCGGGCGCGTGGTATTAACGTTCGCTTTGGTATTCATCCGGTAGCAGGGCGGTTGCCCGGTCATATGAATGTCCTGCTGGCCGAAGCGAAAGTCCCTTATGACATCGTATTGGAAATGGATGAAATTAATGACGATTTCGCCGATACCGATACCGTGCTGGTGATTGGCGCGAATGACACCGTTAACCCGGCGGCACAAGAAGATCCGCACAGCCCGATTGCAGGCATGCCAGTTCTGGAAGTGTGGAAAGCGCAAAATGTCATCGTGTTTAAGCGTTCCATGAATACCGGTTACGCTGGCGTACAAAACCCGCTGTTCTTTAAAGAGAATACGCAAATGCTGTTTGGTGATGCGAAAGATAGCGTTGAGGCGATTTTGAAAGCGCTGTAA